The proteins below are encoded in one region of Drosophila santomea strain STO CAGO 1482 chromosome 3R, Prin_Dsan_1.1, whole genome shotgun sequence:
- the LOC120451395 gene encoding sodium-coupled monocarboxylate transporter 1-like: protein MFGSILAVCIKGTFDVGGLGVVLQHNEDGGRLNTPEWTWDPTVRLSMLSVILGGTLHKIQSSDVNQVSIQRFLSLPSYEHAKRCMLVFTVLLIFLLSCCSYMGLVSYAVYHDCDPISTKLAAAVDQLPSLLMMRTLGSLPGLPGLFVSGVFSAALSSLSTGLNSLACVITQDIVRPLLKKPMTERQTAFWLRAIVVVCGFSCLGMVNVVEKLGQVVPLATSTAAVSMGPLLGIYCMGVGLPWVKGKSVLLGSVVSFLVLAWICIQAQLAQMNGEIRYPKLPVSVDGCDYDFDNHTVHETIHKYRPSERNIYHLSFLWYTALGGFICTVVSVLAGFIFGWEDLNKMDPALITPCMRRFLPNKNYEAVNMQDLFKRKDEIESQRAS from the exons ATGTTTGGTTCCATTTTGGCGGTTTGCATCAAGGGCACCTTCGATGTGGGCGGACTGGGCGTGGTTCTGCAACACAATGAAGACGGCGGACGTCTTAATACACCGGA ATGGACTTGGGATCCCACGGTGCGATTGTCCATGTTGTCCGTGATTTTGGGTGGCACCCTGCATAAGATCCAGTCGTCGGATGTCAACCAAGTGTCCATTCAGCGATTCCTATCCCTGCCGAGCTACGAGCATGCCAAGCGATGTATGCTGGTTTTCACGGTGCTCCTCATCTTTCTACTCAGCTGCTGCAGTTACATGGGCCTGGTGTCGTATGCCGTCTATCACGACTGTGATCCCATAAGTACTAAG TTGGCGGCTGCCGTCGACCAACTGCCTTCGCTGCTAATGATGCGAACGCTGGGCTCCTTACCTGGATTACCAGGACTCTTTGTGTCTGGCGTTTTCAGCGCTGCCCTGAGCTCACTTTCCACGGGCCTCAATTCGCTGGCCTGTGTCATTACTCAGGATATCGTGAGACCCTTGCTGAAAAAACCGATGACCGAGCGCCAGACGGCTTTTTGGTTGCGGGCAATCGTCGTTGTTTGCGGATTCAGTTGCCTGGGAATGGTCAACGTTGTGGAGAAGTTGGGACAAGTGGTTCCACTGGCCACCAGCACGGCGGCTGTGTCGATGGGTCCTTTATTGGGCATTTATTGCATGGGAGTTGGCCTGCCTTGGGTGAAAGGAAAG AGCGTTCTGCTGGGCAGTGTGGTATCCTTTTTGGTATTGGCCTGGATTTGTATTCAGGCGCAGTTGGCTCAAATGAATGGAGAGATTCGTTACCCGAAACTTCCCGTTTCGGTGGATGGCTGTGACTATGATTTCGATAATCATACAGTTCATGAAACCATCCACAAGTACAG ACCCTCGGAGCGAAACATCTACCACTTATCATTCCTGTGGTACACGGCGCTGGGCGGGTTTATTTGCACTGTGGTCTCGGTTTTGGCTGGATTCATTTTCGGTTGGGAGGATCTCAATAAAATGGATCCAGCCTTGATTACGCCCTGTATGCGGCGCTTTTTGCCCAATAAAAACTACGAGGCTGTTAATATGCAGGATCTCTTTAAGCGCAAGGACGAAATCGAGTCCCAAAGAGCTTCTTAA
- the LOC120451394 gene encoding sodium-coupled monocarboxylate transporter 2-like, producing the protein MRLFGASLFVLKAIIWLPIAVYVPALTFNQVSGIGIHTITPIVVIICTFYTCVGGIKGVVYTDVVQSVIMYGSLIVIMIKGTLDLGGFGTVWRINQEGGRLNTPEWTMDPTVRLSVFSVFVGGTFFKLQSTSINQATVQRFMSLPSLKAIKQTLFTFSIGLTLLYMGCVYVGLVCYATYYDCDPMSTGLAGRRDQLVPLLVMRVLGVVPGLPGLFVSAVFSAALSSLSTLLNSLAAVILEDFVKPRMGKSMKENHVALTMRVVVVTFGISSIFMVYVVEKLGMVLQLSATLQSSLYGPMLGIFTVGMLMPWVGEKCVFIGSIASFITMAWIAVNAQIANITGSFRHTKLPVSVENCEYDFDMSRYLNSTSEYEPHSGSSVYHMSFLLYAMLGALLTIIGSNLATFVYGRQDIKNVDENLLAPIVQRYLRKNNYYETVELKKVEVAKLSESSD; encoded by the exons ATGCGTTTGTTTGGAGCCAGCTTATTTGTACTCAAGGCG ATTATTTGGCTTCCCATTGCGGTTTATGTGCCCGCTTTAACCTTCAATCAAGTGTCTGGGATTGGTATACATACCATCACTCCAATAGTGGTCATCATTTGCACATTCTACACCTGCGTGGGCGGAATTAAGGGCGTGGTCTACACGGATGTGGTTCAGAGCGTTATTATGTATGGATCCTTGATCGTGATCATGATCAAGGGAACCTTGGATTTAGGTGGATTTGGTACTGTGTGGAGGATCAATCAGGAGGGCGGACGACTTAATACCCCAGA ATGGACCATGGATCCCACAGTTCGACTGAGTGTCTTCTCTGTGTTCGTTGGTGGCACTTTCTTCAAGTTGCAAAGCACCTCGATCAACCAGGCCACAGTTCAACGTTTCATGTCCTTGCCATCCCTGAAGGCCATCAAACAGACCCTCTTTACATTCTCCATTGGACTGACACTGCTCTACATGGGATGCGTCTATGTGGGATTGGTCTGCTATGCCACCTACTACGATTGCGATCCCATGTCTACAGGA CTCGCAGGACGTCGGGATCAGCTGGTGCCGCTGCTAGTGATGCGGGTCCTGGGAGTTGTGCCTGGGCTGCCAGGACTCTTTGTCTCCGCTGTGTTCAGCGCTGCCTTGAGCTCATTATCCACGCTCCTTAACTCTCTGGCCGCCGTTATACTGGAGGACTTTGTTAAGCCGCGAATGGGAAAATCAATGAAGGAGAATCACGTGGCTCTGACCATGCGAGTGGTGGTGGTAACCTTTGGCATCAGCTCCATTTTTATGGTCTATGTGGTGGAGAAATTGGGCATGGTGCTGCAGCTGTCGGCCACGCTCCAATCAAGTTTATATGGACCGATGTTGGGCATTTTCACGGTGGGCATGCTAATGCCTTGGGTGGGCGAAAAG tgCGTTTTTATAGGCAGCATTGCCTCCTTTATAACCATGGCTTGGATAGCAGTTAATGCTCAAATTGCCAACATTACTGGATCCTTCCGACACACCAAACTGCCCGTTTCCGTGGAGAACTGTGAATATGACTTCGATATGAGTCGCTACTTGAACTCAACTTCGGAATA CGAACCTCACAGCGGATCTTCTGTATATCACATGTCTTTCCTGTTATACGCCATGTTGGGAGCCCTACTTACAATTATAGGTTCCAACTTGGCTACTTTCGTTTACGGACGTCAGGATATCAAGAATGTGGATGAGAATCTGTTGGCTCCAATTGTTCAGCGCTACTTGCGAAAAAATAATTACTATGAAACCGTAGAGCTGAAGAAAGTTGAGGTGGCCAAGCTCAGTGAAAGTTCCGATTAA
- the LOC120451392 gene encoding mitogen-activated protein kinase kinase kinase kinase 4: MFPNYCFTNSARQSDYNVVKRDYTAKDSLQCKVVRHSAPSVTSAGRRRTRHRTERRRSISKSSSSRVKDSSSKSVGFRLTPVICSSEKDTRKPGGNDRETDKITSNPSNDPNRDLQDSFADFFSIIHDNVLESVQDAVQRMVSKSFEESVAKMERLSKDLQNQEAMLNKIYRDVTNKITAQSEASLNQFKFVTQMLIDNQTVHYRALNQAKANKQRRKEEEDLEKDRKLERERKRMCACKEVRNARVRKSRSSSVDLVKRSTGGEAKELVPKAPQHQLCQQQAPLVYHLYNSSTDQESTARSRQMSRSSSKHATTPDLPRQSTSLSMPDLSGRNSSNPRRTIQPQHSSKFSRSSSSRSSNHRQDNIVCLPAMTYPPYVRNQPIPRRKLVRKTCQHKGK; this comes from the exons ATGTTTCCAAATTACTGCTTTACAAACTCCGCCCGACAGTCGGACTATAATGTTGTTAAGAGAGACTATACCGCTAAGGACAGTTTACAATGCAAAGTCGTACGTCATTCCGCTCCTTCAGTGACGTCAGCCGGCAGGAGAAGGACTCGCCATCGAACGGAGCGCCGAAGGAGTATTTCCAAGTCGAGCTCTTCGCGGGTCAAGGATTCGTCCTCGAAGAGCGTAGGATTCCGGCTAACACCCGTGATTTGTTCGAGTGAAAAGGACACTCGCAAGCCAGGTGGCAACGATAGAGAAACGGATAAAATTACCTCCAATCCCAGCAACGATCCCAATCGCGATCTGCAGGACTCCTTTGCCGACTTCTTTAGCATCATTCACGACAATGTCCTGGAATCGGTGCAGGATGCTGTGCAGCGAATGGTGTCGAAGAGTTTTGAGGAATCCGTGGCCAAAATGGAACGACTGTCGAAGGACCTACAGAATCAGGAGGCGATGCTCAATAAAATCTATCGCGATGTTACCAACA AAATTACCGCTCAGAGTGAAGCGAGCTTGAACCAATTCAAATTCGTTACCCAAATGCTCATCGACAACCAAACCGTGCACTACAGAGCGCTCAATCAAGCGAAGGCGAACAAGCAGCGGCGCAAAGAAGAGGAGGATCTGGAAAAGGACCGGAAGTTGGAGCGCGAACGGAAGCGGATGTGCGCTTGCAAGGAGGTGCGAAATGCGCGGGTTCGTAAAAGCAGGAGTTCCAGTGTGGATCTCGTGAAAAGAAGCACTGGTGGCGAGGCAAAGGAACTAGTGCCGAAAGCACCGCAGCATCAATTGTGCCAACAGCAGGCGCCATTGGTGTATCACTTGTACAACTCCAGTACGGATCAGGAATCTACAGCCAGGAGCAGGCAGATGTCCCGGTCGTCTTCAAAGCATGCAACTACTCCCGATCTCCCAAGACAATCCACTTCTCTCAGTATGCCAGACCTTTCCGGTCGCAACTCCTCCAATCCTAGGCGAACTATTCAGCCGCAACATTCATCGAAATTCTCTAGAAGCAGCTCATCCCGATCCTCCAACCACCGACAAGATAATATTGTCTGCCTTCCGGCCATGACGTATCCACCTTACGTCCGCAATCAACCGATTCCCCGGCGAAAATTAGTTCGCAAAACTTGTCAgcataaaggaaaataa